One Glycine soja cultivar W05 chromosome 2, ASM419377v2, whole genome shotgun sequence genomic region harbors:
- the LOC114393362 gene encoding UDP-N-acetylglucosamine--dolichyl-phosphate N-acetylglucosaminephosphotransferase-like — MGARKRLSSSEPPSSSPPATNENTNTNTTAKPTITDPPIAPPKWGLLLKLSLFLLPYLYLLFHHYPIEPELRSSILINAGMSLAGLFVTVKMIPVASRYVQKRNLFGYDINKKGTPQGTVKVPESLGIVVGIVFLVVAILFQYFNFTADSNWLVEYNAALACICFMTLLGFVDDVLDVPWRVKLLLPSIAALPLLMAYAGHTTIVIPKPLVPHIGIEVLDLGWMYKLYMGLLAVFCTNSINIHAGINGLEVGQTVVIASAILIHNIMQIGASTDPEYKLAHAFSIYLAQPLLATSLALLSYNWYPSSVFVGDTYTYFAGMTMAVIGILGHFSETLLIFFLPQVLNFLLSLPQLSGYIPCPRHRLPRFDPQTGLLTGTNDGTLVNFFLRNLGRKSEKALCIYLLAFQAIACCLCFLLRYFLAGWYK; from the exons ATGGGAGCACGAAAGAGACTCTCTTCTTCCGaacctccttcttcttctcctcccgcaacaaatgaaaacacaaacacaaacacaactgCCAAACCCACCATAACAGACCCTCCAATCGCGCCTCCCAAATGGGGTCTTCTTCTGAAGCTCTCTCTCTTTTTGCTCCCTTACTTGTACCTCCTCTTTCACCACTACCCCATCGAGCCGGAGCTCCGAAGTTCGATCCTCATCAACGCCGGAATGAGCCTCGCGGGGCTCTTCGTCACGGTCAAGATGATCCCCGTCGCGTCCCGCTACGTCCAGAAGCGGAACCTCTTTGGGTATGACATCAACAAGAAGGGCACCCCTCAGGGAACCGTCAAAGT GCCTGAGTCATTAGGTATAGTTGTTGGTATTGTCTTCTTGGTTGTGGCAATCTTGTTTCAGTATTTTAACTTCACAGCAGATTCGAAT TGGCTTGTTGAATACAATGCAGCGCTAGCGTGCATCTGTTTCATGACATTGCTAGGATTTGTTGACGATGTCCTTGATGTCCCATGGAGAGT AAAATTACTACTCCCATCAATTGCTGCACTTCCTTTGTTAATGGCATATGCTGGACACACAACTATAGTTATACCAAAGCCACTTGTCCCACACATTGGGATTGAGGTTTTGGATCTTG GATGGATGTATAAACTATATATGGGGCTATTGGCTGTTTTTTGCACAAATTCCATCAATATACATGCTGGAATAAATGGCCTTGAAGTTGGGCAGACTGTGGTTATCGCATCAGCT ATCCTGATACACAATATTATGCAAATTGGAGCATCAACAGATCCTGAATATAAGCTAGCACATGCATTTTCTATTTACTTAGCTCAGCCCTTGCTAGCTACCTCTTTGGCTTTACTTTCTTACAACTG GTATCCCTCTTCAGTTTTTGTTGGTGATACATATACATACTTTGCTGGGATGACTATGGCTGTGATTGGTATTTTAGGCCATTTTAG TGAAACactcttgattttcttcttacCTCAAGTTTTGAACTTCCTCTTGTCACTCCCCCAG CTTTCTGGCTATATTCCTTGTCCACGTCATCGACTGCCAAG GTTTGACCCTCAAACTGGACTACTGACTGGGACAAATGATGGGACACTTGTTAACTTCTTTCTAAGAAATTTAGGCCGAAAGTCCGAAAAGGCACTTTGTATTTATCTTCTTGCTTTCCAG